In Patescibacteria group bacterium, the following proteins share a genomic window:
- the mutM gene encoding bifunctional DNA-formamidopyrimidine glycosylase/DNA-(apurinic or apyrimidinic site) lyase — MPELPEVETIRKGLVAKIKGKTISDFESRDSKVVQLKPEDVIGAKILNVDRIAKMLLFKLDSKKSILIHMKMTGQLIWEKCAGEKEFCLRNRTAGGHPSKDWHEKMPGKYTRAIFHFDDESVLYFNDLRRFGYVRSYSTEELKNLKTKELANIGIDPFSSEFSVEYLKNRAKKIPNRPIKLFLMDQSIIAGIGNIYADESLFCAGIIPTRKVKDIKDAEWKKIISGIIKSLKLGLKYGGSSADTYVKADGTPGEAHKHLKVYRKTGENCPKKCGGKIKRITLGGRGTHFCPACQR, encoded by the coding sequence ATGCCAGAGCTACCAGAAGTAGAGACAATCAGAAAAGGGCTGGTTGCCAAGATCAAGGGAAAAACGATATCTGATTTCGAATCGCGCGATTCTAAAGTCGTACAGCTTAAGCCAGAAGATGTCATTGGAGCAAAGATTTTGAATGTGGATCGAATCGCGAAAATGCTTCTTTTTAAATTGGATTCGAAAAAATCAATCCTAATTCATATGAAAATGACCGGTCAGCTTATTTGGGAAAAATGTGCCGGAGAGAAAGAATTTTGCCTGCGCAATCGCACGGCTGGCGGCCATCCATCGAAAGATTGGCATGAAAAAATGCCGGGTAAATATACGCGAGCAATTTTTCATTTCGACGATGAAAGTGTTTTGTATTTCAATGATCTGCGCCGGTTTGGTTACGTTAGGTCGTATTCAACTGAAGAACTAAAGAATCTAAAAACTAAAGAACTTGCGAATATCGGTATCGATCCGTTTTCGAGTGAATTTTCAGTAGAATATTTAAAAAACCGAGCGAAAAAAATCCCCAATAGACCAATCAAATTATTTCTGATGGATCAATCAATTATTGCAGGGATTGGGAATATTTATGCTGACGAATCGTTGTTTTGTGCCGGGATAATTCCTACACGGAAAGTAAAAGATATCAAAGACGCAGAATGGAAAAAAATTATTTCTGGTATAATAAAATCATTAAAGCTTGGATTGAAATACGGCGGATCTTCTGCTGATACATATGTTAAAGCCGACGGAACCCCTGGCGAGGCTCACAAACATCTGAAGGTGTACAGGAAAACGGGTGAGAATTGCCCCAAAAAATGTGGCGGAAAAATTAAAAGAATAACTTTGGGGGGGCGCGGAACGCACTTTTGTCCTGCCTGCCAGCGCTAA